The window GCGGTGTCGCGGGTGGCGCGCGGTACGCGCGGGCCCTGCTCGACGAGCCGGGCGGCGCGGCCCATCGTCCGCAGTGCGCGCACGGCGTCGATCAGCGCCGACACGGCCGTGCCGGCCTCGCGCCAGACACTGGCACAGCCCCACACCGTCGAGCTCGGGGAGCATCACGTCCAGGATCAGCAGGTCGGGTCGCTGCTCCCGGAACAGCTCCAGGCCCGTCAGTCCGTCCGCCGCGACCGAGATCGCGAAGCCGTACCGCTCCAGCGCGATGCGGACGGTGTCGCGGATCACCGCGTCGTCCTCGACGAGCAGCAGACGGCGTACCGGGCGGATCGGTCACCTCGGTCACCTCGGTCGCGAATCCCCCGGAGCGTGAGCGGGGACGGATCGAGCCCCTGCGATCATCGTAAGTGGCCCGCCGGTCCGGCCGACACCGGCCGAGGTTGCGCGCACCTGGGGAGCCGGGGCGCGAGGATGCAGCCATGGCCGACACCTTTGTTTCACGAACGATCGACGTGACGACCGGAGACCGGGAGACCGTCCACGACCTGACCGACGCCTGCGCCGCGTTCCTGCGGGAGGTGGCCGGGGGCCGGAGCGGACTGCTCAACGTCTTCACGCCGCACGCGACCGCCGGACTCGCCGTCATCGAGACGGGAGCGGGCAGCGACGACGACCTCCTCAAGGCCCTGGAGTCCCTCCTGCCCGCCGACGACCGCTGGCGGCACCGGCACGGATCCCCCGGTCACGGCCGGGACCACGTACTGCCCGCGATCGTCCCGCCCCACGCGACGCTGCCCGTGATCGACGGAATGCTGGAACTCGGAACCTGGCAGTCCGTCACCCTCGTGGACACCAACCGGGACAACCCGCGGCGTCAGGTCCGGCTGTCCTTCCTCGGCTGCTGACCCGCACTGCGGTCCACAGGGTGAATACGTATCAATCATGACAGGTCAGAGGCGGTTTTCGTAGGATCAAGGGCACAGTGAATTGCCCTTGTTCGGACCCCTGTGCGGCTTTCAGAATCACCGTCATGACCTTCTCAGCGAACGCCAATCACGATGCGGTCCTCCGAGCCCGAGTGGCCCTCCTCGGATCACAGACCCTGCCCGTCCGCCACGAGGTCGCCGCCTACCGTGTGCTCGCCCGAGTGAGCCCGCTGGCCTATCTGCCGCTGCTGACCATCGCGTTGTACGAGTACAGCCGCCAGGACTTCGCCCACCTGCCCGAAACAGCTCTGGCCCTGCGGGCCGAGGCGGTCGACGCGGCCCGCCGCATGTACGCCATGGAGCCGTCCCGAGACCTCCTGCTCCTCAAGGCGCTGAAGCGCTACCGGAAGCAGCTGGTGCTGATGGGGCGTCAGGAAGAACTGGACGCCGTGGACCGGGCAACGGCCCTCGTCGAGTCGGGCCGGCCGTGGCCCGGCGGCACGGGCGCGTAGCGGCAGCCCCCGCCGCCCGGGGAGCCGACGCCGGTCCACGTGGAGACGCGGACCGGCGTCGGTTCACCACTGCCAGACGAGGGACTCGCCTTCGGCCACCTCGGACCAGCGCTCGGCCGCGCGGTCGAGCGCGGCCGAGGCCAGGGCGATCTGCCGCTCGTCCAGGGGGCTCCGGCCCAGCCCCCTGCCCTCCGTACGCTGTCCCGACCAGACCCGGTAGGCCCAGTTGACGGCCAGTTCGGCCCGCATGACCGCATCGCCCTCGCGCCGCAGGACCTTCAGTCCGGAGCGGCGGTGGCGGGTCGGCGCGACTGGTGCGAAGCCTTCGAACGTGGCCCCCTGCGCCGTGGCCCCCCAGAAGCCGTCGTTGATCCCGAGCGCGCTCTCGACCGCAGCGTGCACGAGGTCGTGCGGCATGGACGGACCCGTGGGCTGCGCGGCCAGCCGGACATCGGGGCCCGTCGGCCGCGCACCTCCAGTTCGTGGCGGTCGTCCGGAAGCTTCCGGAAGATCATCTCCATTGCTCCGCCTTCCAGCAGCCCGGGTCGGGCGGTCCGTCGTGGAGGTACGCGGGCCCGGCCGCGTACCTCGAGGGGCGGGCCGGCCCCCACGGGCCGGCCCGGACGTCACGGCCGGGCGAGGTCGAACCGGTCCAGGTTCATCACCTTGTCCCACGCCGCGACGAAGTCCTTCACGAACTTCTCCTTCGCGTCGTCGCTCGCGTAGACCTCCGCGAGCGCGCGCAGCTCCGAGTTCGACCCGAAGACCAGGTCGGCACGGCTGCCGGTCCACTTGACCCGGCCCGTGGCGCCGTCGCGGCCCTCGAACGCGTGCGCGTCCTCGGACGTCGCCGTCCACGTCGTGCCCAGGTCGAGCAGGTTGACGAAGAAGTCGTTGGTGAGGGACCCGGGGGTCGCGGTGAGGACGCCGAGCGGCGTCTGCTGGTGGTTCGCGCCCAGTACGCGCAGGCCGCCGACCAGGACCGTCATCTCGGGGGCGCTCAGGGTCAGCAGGTTCGCCCGGTCGAGCAGCAGGTACTCGGCCGGCAGCCGGTTGCCCTTCCCGATGTAGTTGCGGAACCCGTCGGCGACCGGCTCCAGCGCGGCGAACGACTCCACGTCCGTCTGTTCCTGCGTCGCGTCCACGCGGCCCGGGGTGAAGGGGACCTGAACGACGAAGCCGGCGTCCTCGGCGGCCTGTTCGACGGCGGCGGCGCCGGCCAGCACAATCAGGTCCGCGAGCGAGATCCGCTTGCCGCCGCTCTGGGCGGAGTTGAAGGACTCCTGGATCCCCGTCAGGGTGCGCAGCACCGCGGCGAGCTGGTCGGGGTCGTTGACCTCCCAGCCGCTCTGCGGCTGGAGGCGGATACGCCCGCCGTTGGCACCGCCGCGCTTGTCGCTGCCGCGGAAGGACGAGGCCGAGGCCCACGCGGCCGAGACGAGCTGGGACACGGTCAGGTCCGAGGCGAGGACCTCACGCTTGAGAGCGGCGACGTCGGCGGCGTCGACGAGTTCGTGCGCCACGGCGGGCAGCGGGTCCTGCCAGAGCAGCGTCTCGGCCGGGACCTCCGGGCCGAGGTAGCGCACGACCGGGCCCATGTCGCGGTGCGTCAGCTTGAACCAGGCGCGCGCGAACGCATCGGCGAACTCGGCCGGGTTCTCCAGGAAGCGCCGCGAGATCTGCTCGTAGGCCGGGTCGATCCGCAGCGAGAGATCGGTCGTGAGCATCGTCGGGGCGTGGGTCTTCGACGCGTCGTGGGCATCGGGCACGGTACCTGCGCCGGCGCCGTCCTTCGGCCGCCACTGGTGCGCCCCGGCGGGGCTCTTGAACAGCTCCCACTCATAGCCGAACAGGATCTCGAAGAAGCTGTTGTCCCAGGTGATGGGGGTGTTGGTCCAGATGCCCTCAAGGCCGCTGGTGATCGCGTCGGCGCCCTTGCCGGTGCCGAAGGAGTTGCTCCAGCCCAGGCCCTGCGCCTCCAGCGGGGCGGCCTCCGGGTCGGCGCCGACGCTCTCCGCCGGGCCCGCGCCGTGGGTCTTTCCGAAGGTGTGGCCGCCCGCGATCAGGGCCACCGTCTCCTCGTCGTTCATCGCCATCCGGCGGAACGTCTCACGGATGTCGCGGGCCGCGGCGATCGGGTCGGGGGTGCCGTTCGGGCCCTCGGGGTTGACGTAGATGAGGCC is drawn from Streptomyces sp. NBC_01232 and contains these coding sequences:
- a CDS encoding secondary thiamine-phosphate synthase enzyme YjbQ is translated as MADTFVSRTIDVTTGDRETVHDLTDACAAFLREVAGGRSGLLNVFTPHATAGLAVIETGAGSDDDLLKALESLLPADDRWRHRHGSPGHGRDHVLPAIVPPHATLPVIDGMLELGTWQSVTLVDTNRDNPRRQVRLSFLGC
- the katG gene encoding catalase/peroxidase HPI — its product is MSENHDAIVTDAKSEGGEGCPVAHGRAPHPTQGGGNRQWWPERLNLKILAKNPAVANPLGEEFDYAAAFRTLDLPAVKRDIAEVLTTSQDWWPADFGHYGPFMIRMAWHSAGTYRISDGRGGAGAGQQRFAPLNSWPDNGNLDKARRLLWPVKKKYGQNLSWADLMILTGNVALEQMGFDTFGFGGGRADVWEPDEDVYWGPETTWLDDERYTGDRELENPLGAVQMGLIYVNPEGPNGTPDPIAAARDIRETFRRMAMNDEETVALIAGGHTFGKTHGAGPAESVGADPEAAPLEAQGLGWSNSFGTGKGADAITSGLEGIWTNTPITWDNSFFEILFGYEWELFKSPAGAHQWRPKDGAGAGTVPDAHDASKTHAPTMLTTDLSLRIDPAYEQISRRFLENPAEFADAFARAWFKLTHRDMGPVVRYLGPEVPAETLLWQDPLPAVAHELVDAADVAALKREVLASDLTVSQLVSAAWASASSFRGSDKRGGANGGRIRLQPQSGWEVNDPDQLAAVLRTLTGIQESFNSAQSGGKRISLADLIVLAGAAAVEQAAEDAGFVVQVPFTPGRVDATQEQTDVESFAALEPVADGFRNYIGKGNRLPAEYLLLDRANLLTLSAPEMTVLVGGLRVLGANHQQTPLGVLTATPGSLTNDFFVNLLDLGTTWTATSEDAHAFEGRDGATGRVKWTGSRADLVFGSNSELRALAEVYASDDAKEKFVKDFVAAWDKVMNLDRFDLARP